One window of the Rosa rugosa chromosome 3, drRosRugo1.1, whole genome shotgun sequence genome contains the following:
- the LOC133739166 gene encoding uncharacterized protein At2g24330-like — protein MADDKGLEGDKSDAPAPTAAATPPAVPKKNRKGFFSRMFTGMFRHRDDFEKRLQYLSKEEITVVNRINRRALTRRSFTRNVIAFSIFFEVIAIGYAIATTRTTDLDWRTRTFRILPMFLLPALSSFTYSTFMNFTRMRDRKDNKTLERLRAEKQAKIDELKEKTNYYSTQQLIQKYDADPAAKAAAATVLASKLGADSGLRFHVGDESRANAPSGRSKDVELVQSGELRNRKTGLTRSNSTGSTQLLFSEEETPCSVGSEGPQTAEHGQLVVAHQNPQAYAAQDGNWIARIAALLVGEDPTQSYALICGNCHMHNGLAKKEDFAYITYYCPHCHALNRPKHLEGGVTGSGSPDSGSLTAGDRSDVANQASDSLNDSVVTGTSSVVAGPEIEQITERLVSGDTDTVSLEEKHE, from the exons ATGGCGGATGACAAAGGCCTTGAAGGCGACAAGAGCGACGCCCCCGCCCCCACCGCCGCCGCTACGCCTCCGGCGGTGCCGAAGAAGAATCGCAAGGGATTTTTTTCCAGAATGTTTACCGGCATGTTTCGGCACCGGGACGATTTCGAGAAGCGGCTGCAGTATCTCTCTAAGGAGGAGATTACTGTGGTCAATAGAATCAACAGGAGGGCTCTGACTCGGAGAAGCTTCACCAGAAACGTCATTGCATTCTCTATTTTTTTCGAG GTTATCGCAATTGGTTATGCTATAGCAACCACGAGAACGACTGACTTGGACTGGAGGACGAGGACATTTCGAATTTTGCCAATGTTTCTGTTGCCTGCTTTGTCTTCTTTTACTTATTCAACATTTATGAACTTCACAAGGATGC GTGATCGCAAAGATAATAAGACCCTGGAAAGGCTCCGGGCTGAAAAGCAAGCAAAAATTGATGAACTTAAAGAGAAGACAAACTATTACTCTACTCAACAGCTTATTCAG AAATATGATGCTGACCCAGCAGCAAAGGCAGCTGCTGCAACTGTCCTGGCATCTAAGTTGGGTGCGGATTCAGGCCTAAGATTCCATGTAGGAGATGAATCTAGAGCTAATGCCCCATCTGGGAGAAGCAAGGATGTTGAACTTGTCCAGTCTGGTGAACTTCGAAACCGGAAAACAGGACTCACCAGATCTAATAGTACAGGGAGTACACAATTGCTTTTTTCTGAGGAAGAGACTCCTTGTTCTGTTGGGTCTGAGGGTCCCCAGACTGCTGAGCATGGTCAGCTGGTTGTTGCTCATCAGAATCCTCAAGCATATGCTGCACAAGATGGAAATTGGATTGCTCGTATTGCAGCATTACTTGTGGGTGAGGATCCAACACAATCTTATGCCCTCATATGTGGCAACTGTCATATGCACAACG GGCTTGCTAAGAAGGAGGATTTCGCATACATTACTTATTATTGCCCACACTGTCATGCTCTAAATAGGCCAAAGCATTTGGAAGGGGGTGTTACTGGTTCAGGCTCTCCTGATTCGGGATCTCTGACAGCAGGGGACAGGAGTGATGTAGCAAACCAGGCCAGTGATTCTTTGAATGACAGTGTCGTCACAGGTACCAGCTCAGTTGTAGCTGGTCCTGAGATTGAGCAAATAACTGAGAGGCTTGTGTCGGGTGATACAGATACAGTTAGTTTAGAAGAAAAACACGAGTAG
- the LOC133739165 gene encoding ubiquitin carboxyl-terminal hydrolase 26 — translation MSRPSTRSKNKRNKQGDNGDTTSEILRKIHATGEITNQDINTLYKISKPVCQGCRVNTKDNPNCFCGLIPPPNGSRKSGLWQKTSEILQNLGPDPSQDLRSSDDCPAGLTNLGATCYANSILQCLYMNKPFREGIFLVEPDVLEQQPVLNQLSRLFAQLHLSKMAFIDSSPFVKTLELDNGVQQDSHEFLTLLLSLLERCLSHSKILKAKAIVQDLFRGSVSHVTRCSKCGKDSEASSNMEDFYELELNVKGLKSLDESLDDYLSVEELQGDNQYFCESCKTRVDATRSIKLRTLPTVLNFQLKRCVFLPKTTTKKKITSAFMFPGVLDMRQRLSEPSQIESIYDLSAVLIHKGTAVNSGHYVAHIKDEKTGQWWEFDDEHVSNLGTHPFGEGTSSSNSKPLKPEAVNPSCSEQMNGVSNGDKMDIDHQQPSDSITSCDVETFSSSDAYMLMYNLRHSWKDNGKTHVECNANNMKIEDDSVSGSLPFNLCEEIKSSNALYLESCRKYTFKKEEEMSCIKERRQEVRSILSEAPVRSLEEPFFWVSTDWLRQWADNITPPVLDNSSIQCMHGKVPASKVGSMKRFSAEAWTKLFSKHNGGPILTNDDSCTICLIDGARDVVSADSYRDRRILMKQVAEDAIAGRCSDGTYYVSRSWLQQWLKRKILDAPSEADAGPTVSIRCPHGQLLPEQAPGAKRLLIPEILWLFLYQDALTVKPAEDLGCSTFLSDSLQCSECSDELSEVACMEDSLRLVREKQRQTHDKLAAGKSIPLSLHCKYYLIPYSWLSKWRTYINAAGRNISSVEKPETLDGIMDLIKCEKHSRLLERPVDLVCKRGLISQKSSPVDGLIFITESDWKSFCEEWRGIEEKGASAEIKLSNTEGNNLAESSDDMQICEEDLSTPNLVNSEVDSRSLVIRTFPEICEDCIGEKESRELMRKLEYCNEDIYVYLVHGKEAPKYILQASETSFDPDRRVSKRSRKTNTGDQISLKVSGSTSIYQLKMMIWESFGVVKENQILHKGTRIIDSECATLADLNIFPGDKLWVTDSEVHENRDIADELSDQKMDVQHTEEGFRGTLLTTNIPSQVV, via the exons ATGAGCCGGCCAAGTACTCGGAGTAAAAACAAACGAAATAAGCAAGGGGATAATGGTGACACCACTTCTGAAATATTGCG GAAAATTCATGCAACGGGTGAAATAACAAACCAGGATATAAACACACTGTATAAAATTTCAAAGCCGGTTTGTCAGGGCTGCCGTGTGAATACTAAAGACAATCCGAATTGCTTTTGTGGGCTAATTCCACCTCCTAATGGCAGTCGGAAATCTGGCTTGTGGCAGAAGACATCTGAGATTCTGCAAAACCTTGGCCCGGACCCTTCTCAGGATCTTCGTTCTTCTGATGACTGTCCTGCAGGCCTCACAAATCTCGGTGCGACATGTTATGCTAACAGCATACTCCAGTGTTTGTATATGAACAAGCCCTTTCGCGAAGGTATCTTCTTGGTTGAACCTGATGTCTTGGAACAACAGCCGGTGTTGAATCAACTTTCTCGGCTTTTTGCACAGTTGCATCTCAGCAAAATGGCTTTCATAGACTCATCCCCATTTGTGAAAACTTTGGAGTTGGATAATGGAGTTCAACAGGACAGTCATGAATTTCTAACGTTATTGCTGTCTTTGTTGGAACGTTGTCTAAGCCACTCTAAAATTTTGAAGGCAAAAGCTATTGTTCAAGATCTTTTCCGTGGAAGTGTGTCACATGTTACGAG GTGCTCAAAATGTGGAAAAGACTCTGAAGCTTCTTCAAACATGGAAGACTTTTATGAATTGGAGTTGAATGTGAAGGGTTTGAAAAGTTTGGATGAGAGTTTAGATGATTACCTCAGTGTTGAAGAGCTTCAGGGAGACAATCAATATTTCTGCGAGTCATGTAAAACAAGAGTTGATGCTACTCGAAGCATCAAGTTGCGCACATTGCCTACTGTTCTGAATTTTCAGCTTAAGCGATGTGTTTTCCTTCCAAAG ACgacaacaaagaagaagattACATCTGCATTTATGTTTCCTGGAGTACTTGATATGAGGCAGAGGCTATCTGAGCCTTCTCAGATTGAATCAATATATGACTTGTCAGCTGTGCTGATTCACAAGGGAACTGCAGTTAACAGTGGCCACTATGTAGCACATATCAAGGATGAGAAGACAGGGCAATGGTGGGAATTTGACGATGAGCATGTCTCAAACTTAGGGACTCACCCGTTTGGAGAAGGGACTTCTAGTTCCAATAGCAAGCCTCTTAAACCTGAAGCAGTTAACCCATCTTGCTCAGAACAGATGAATGGTGTTTCTAATGGTGATAAGATGGATATTGATCACCAACAACCTTCAGATTCTATTACTAGTTGTGATGTGGAGACATTTTCATCAAGTGATGCATATATGCTGATGTATAATCTCAGGCATTCCTGGAAGGATAATGGGAAAACCCATGTTGAATGTAATGCCAATAATATGAAGATAGAAGATGATAGTGTTTCTGGTTCTCTTCCATTTAATCTTTGTGAAGAGATTAAAAGCAGTAATGCATTATATCTTGAATCTTGCCGAAAATACACATTtaagaaggaagaagagatgAGTTGTATCAAAGAAAGAAGACAGGAAGTGCGCTCAATTTTGTCTGAAGCTCCTGTTCGATCACTTGAGGAACCATTTTTTTGGGTTTCAACAGATTGGCTTCGTCAGTGGGCTGACAACATTACTCCACC TGTTCTTGACAACAGCTCCATCCAATGCATGCATGGAAAGGTTCCAGCATCTAAGGTTGGCTCCATGAAGCGGTTCTCAGCTGAAGCTTGGACCAAGTTGTTCTCTAAG CACAATGGGGGGCCAATTCTGACCAATGATGACTCCTGCACGATTTGCCTTATTGATGGGGCTCGAGATGTGGTCTCTGCTGACAGCTATAGGGATAGGAGAATATTAATGAAGCAAGTTGCTGAGGATGCCATTGCAGGGAGGTGTTCAGATGGAACATACTATGTTTCTAGATCATG gttGCAGCAGTGgcttaaaagaaaaattcttgATGCTCCATCTGAAGCTGATGCAGGACCAACAGTTTCAATCAGGTGTCCTCATGGACAGCTTTTGCCTGAGCAAGCCCCTGGTGCTAAGAGATTGCTTATTCCAGAGATCCTCTGGCTCTTCCTTTATCAAGATGCTTTAACAGTAAAACCTGCTGAGGACCTGGGTTGTTCAACTTTTCTCTCAGACTCTCTACAGTGTTCTGAGTGCAGTGATGAACTATCTGAAGTTGCATGCATGGAGGATTCTTTAAG ATTGGTCAGGGAAAAACAGCGCCAGACTCATGATAAATTGGCTGCCGGGAAAAGTATTCCTCTTTCTCTGCATTGCAAGTATTACTTGATACCCTATTCTTGGCTTTCAAAATGGAGAACCTACATCAACGCAGCCGGAAGGAATATTTCTTCAGTAGAGAAACCGGAAACATTAGATGGCATCATGGATTTGATCAAGTGTGAAAAG CACTCACGACTTCTAGAAAGGCCTGTTGATCTGGTCTGTAAACGTGGTTTGATTTCACAAAAGTCTTCCCCT GTGGATGGGTTAATATTCATTACTGAGAGTGACTGGAAATCCTTCTGTGAGGAATGGCGTGGTATTGAGGAAAAAGGTGCATCTGCTGAAATCAAGTTAAGTAATACTGAAGGAAATAACTTGGCAGAGTCCTCTGATGATATGCAAATCTGTGAGGAGGACTTGAGTACTCCAAATCTCGTGAATAGTGAAGTTGATTCTAGATCGCTTGTGATTAGGACTTTCCCTGAG ATATGTGAGGACTGCATTGGAGAGAAAGAAAGCAGGGAGCTAATGCGAAAGCTTGAGTACTGCAATgaggatatatatgtatactTGGTACATGGCAAGGAAGCTCCAAAATATATTTTACAAGCATCTGAGACTAGTTTTGATCCAGATCGCCGAGTTTCCAAGCGCTCTCGAAAGACAAACACCGGAGATCAAATAAGTTTGAAAGTCTCTGGTTCTACATCGATATACCAGTTAAAAATGATGATATGGGAATCTTTTGGG GTTGTTAAGGAAAACCAGATACTTCACAAAGGCACCCGAATAATTGATAGTGAATGTGCTACTCTGGCAGACTTGAACATATTCCCAGGGGATAAGCTTTGGGTGACTGATTCAGAAGTCCATGAGAACCGAGATATTGCTG ATGAGCTTTCTGACCAAAAAATGGATGTTCAACACACTGAAGAGGGTTTTCGAGGGACACTTTTGACGACAAATATCCCATCCCAAGTTGTTTAA